The following coding sequences lie in one Flavobacterium sediminis genomic window:
- a CDS encoding sulfite exporter TauE/SafE family protein: protein MHFEFSYLILIPIGFLAGFLNTIAGGGTLLTLPALIFLGLPASVANGTNRIAILAQTTAAVRGFKSKGVSMYPFSLYLGISAFLGAFIGAKLASDISGVVFNKILAVVMIMVLLTTIFNPVKYNKDYVAKVTGKPLWVTTVIFFFLGIYGGFINAGIGFLMLVILPYINGLTLLQANVTKVFVVALYTVSAVIVFALEHKINYGIAGILAIGNTSGAWVGSRWSVKKDDRVIKIFLVITVSSLAIKLWFF from the coding sequence ATGCATTTCGAATTTTCTTACCTGATCTTAATTCCCATTGGTTTTCTTGCCGGCTTTTTGAATACAATTGCCGGAGGAGGGACTTTATTGACACTACCGGCATTAATTTTTTTAGGACTTCCGGCTTCTGTTGCAAACGGAACGAACAGAATCGCTATTCTAGCGCAAACTACTGCCGCTGTAAGAGGATTTAAAAGTAAAGGAGTTTCAATGTATCCTTTTAGTTTGTATCTCGGTATTTCTGCTTTTTTGGGTGCATTTATCGGGGCTAAACTGGCTTCTGACATCAGTGGAGTCGTATTCAATAAAATTTTAGCCGTGGTGATGATCATGGTTTTATTGACCACAATCTTCAATCCGGTTAAATACAATAAGGATTATGTGGCTAAAGTGACAGGAAAGCCGCTATGGGTAACAACGGTCATTTTCTTCTTTTTAGGGATCTACGGCGGCTTTATTAATGCCGGTATAGGTTTTTTAATGCTGGTGATCTTACCTTACATTAACGGGTTAACTCTTTTACAGGCCAATGTTACGAAAGTTTTTGTGGTGGCTTTGTATACAGTAAGTGCAGTTATTGTTTTTGCGCTGGAGCATAAAATAAATTATGGTATAGCCGGAATTTTAGCGATAGGAAATACTTCCGGAGCATGGGTGGGGAGTCGTTGGTCCGTAAAAAAAGACGATAGAGTTATCAAAATTTTCTTAGTGATAACTGTATCGTCTTTAGCTATAAAACTTTGGTTCTTTTAA
- the ribB gene encoding 3,4-dihydroxy-2-butanone-4-phosphate synthase, translating to MMSHNIQLNTIEEAIEDIRQGKVIIVVDDEDRENEGDFIAAAEMVSPEMINFMATHGRGLICAPLTESRCKELDLHPMVTNNTVLHQTAFTVSVDLIGNGCTTGISVHDRAKTIKSLIEEDTKSEDLGRPGHIFPLIAKQGGVLRRTGHTEAAVDFARLAGLKPAGILVEILNEDGTMARLPQLVEVAKKFDLKLVSIEALVAYRMQHDSLIQKKEDFEIETRFGTFRLRAYLQTTNKQVHLALTKGNWTKGEEVLTRINSTQVNNDILGTLTNDADKKLDDMFNKINAEGKGAIIFINQELQSGNLLPRLAELKELQEKGIMKAPQVKMDAKDFGIGAQILHDLDISKLRFLSNTEEHQKRVGMIGYGLEITEYVNY from the coding sequence ATGATGTCACACAACATACAACTCAACACTATTGAAGAAGCGATCGAAGATATTCGCCAAGGAAAAGTCATTATTGTAGTAGATGATGAAGACCGTGAAAATGAAGGAGATTTTATTGCAGCAGCAGAAATGGTCTCTCCTGAAATGATCAACTTTATGGCCACTCATGGACGTGGATTAATTTGTGCTCCACTTACAGAAAGTCGTTGTAAAGAACTGGATTTACACCCGATGGTTACCAACAATACCGTATTGCACCAAACAGCATTTACCGTTTCTGTTGATTTGATCGGTAATGGCTGTACAACAGGGATTTCAGTTCATGACAGAGCCAAAACCATAAAATCATTAATTGAAGAAGATACAAAATCTGAAGATTTGGGTCGTCCCGGACATATTTTCCCTTTGATCGCCAAACAAGGTGGGGTTTTAAGACGAACCGGACATACTGAAGCCGCTGTTGATTTTGCCCGATTGGCCGGTCTGAAACCAGCCGGTATCTTGGTCGAAATTTTAAATGAAGACGGAACTATGGCTCGCTTGCCTCAATTAGTAGAAGTAGCTAAAAAATTTGATCTTAAATTAGTTTCTATTGAAGCTCTTGTTGCTTACCGCATGCAACACGATAGTTTAATCCAGAAGAAAGAAGACTTTGAAATCGAAACCCGCTTCGGAACATTCCGCTTAAGAGCCTATCTTCAAACCACTAACAAACAGGTACACCTTGCTTTAACAAAAGGCAACTGGACCAAAGGTGAAGAAGTTCTGACGCGTATCAATTCCACACAGGTCAATAACGACATCTTAGGCACATTGACAAACGATGCCGATAAGAAACTGGACGATATGTTCAATAAGATCAATGCTGAGGGAAAAGGAGCTATTATCTTTATCAATCAGGAATTACAATCCGGTAATCTTCTTCCGCGTTTAGCAGAACTAAAAGAATTACAGGAAAAAGGAATAATGAAAGCTCCTCAGGTTAAAATGGATGCTAAAGATTTCGGGATCGGCGCTCAGATCCTTCACGACTTAGACATTTCCAAACTTCGTTTTCTAAGTAACACCGAAGAACACCAGAAACGAGTGGGAATGATCGGTTACGGATTAGAAATCACAGAATATGTAAATTACTAA
- a CDS encoding LptF/LptG family permease — MKILDKYIIKSFMITFASVFVILFFIFVLQGIWLFISELAGKDLDTFTVLKFLSFYAPTIVPLVLPLSVLLASIMTFGSFAENYEFAAMKSSGISLQRSMRMLTVSIFILSLVSFVFANNVIPEAQYRFINLRKDIVQQSPAMAIGEGQFNSIGNINIKVEKKSGNNGEVLEDVIMHVKNTKHGLGANTVIKAKSGLLQSQEGSNYLQLQLFNGDYYENIIPKEYKDRKKYPFAKSSFKKYTINIDLTKLNTADNNDDDVTSEKMLNLRELSYTVDSLQRNYDKDIISMADNMAQRQEVIFTKKLNLLPANKDTTIVDKTKKIEDLLSLYDEKDQKRILEAAKNNVTSTEFSIHNSKTDLENKKKQINSHWIVIHEKFMIAYSCLLMFFIGAPLGAIIRKGGIGLPIVFAIVIFIAFHFTNTFGRKLAQEDSIPTFLGVWMASILLTPLAIVLTYRATNDIGLMGSINFDWLTKPFKRLFNNNKNKENNN, encoded by the coding sequence GTGAAAATATTAGACAAATATATTATCAAATCCTTCATGATTACATTCGCTTCTGTGTTTGTAATCTTGTTTTTTATATTCGTATTACAAGGAATCTGGCTATTCATCTCTGAATTAGCCGGTAAAGACCTGGATACCTTTACTGTTTTAAAGTTCTTATCCTTCTATGCGCCTACGATCGTTCCTTTAGTTCTTCCGCTATCTGTTTTACTGGCTTCAATCATGACCTTCGGTAGTTTTGCCGAGAACTATGAGTTTGCCGCCATGAAATCATCCGGTATCTCACTACAGCGTTCTATGCGTATGTTAACGGTCAGTATCTTTATACTGAGCCTGGTTTCCTTTGTTTTTGCCAACAATGTTATACCGGAAGCTCAATACCGCTTTATCAACCTGCGAAAAGACATCGTTCAGCAAAGTCCTGCTATGGCTATCGGTGAAGGGCAATTCAACAGCATCGGTAACATTAATATTAAAGTTGAAAAAAAATCAGGTAACAACGGTGAAGTATTGGAAGACGTTATCATGCACGTTAAAAACACTAAACACGGATTGGGTGCCAATACTGTAATTAAAGCTAAAAGCGGACTCCTACAAAGTCAGGAAGGGTCTAATTATTTACAATTACAGCTTTTTAACGGTGACTATTATGAGAACATTATTCCGAAAGAATACAAAGACCGAAAAAAATACCCCTTTGCAAAAAGTAGTTTTAAAAAATATACCATCAATATTGACCTCACAAAACTAAACACTGCTGACAATAATGACGACGACGTTACATCGGAAAAGATGTTAAACCTGAGAGAGTTAAGCTACACCGTAGATTCTTTGCAACGCAACTATGACAAAGACATTATCTCAATGGCAGACAATATGGCGCAACGTCAGGAAGTGATCTTCACTAAAAAACTGAATCTGTTGCCTGCAAACAAAGACACCACTATAGTAGATAAAACAAAAAAAATAGAGGATCTATTAAGCCTCTACGACGAAAAAGATCAAAAACGAATTCTGGAAGCTGCAAAGAACAATGTTACCAGTACAGAATTCAGCATTCATAACAGCAAAACCGATCTGGAAAACAAAAAGAAACAGATTAACAGCCATTGGATCGTGATCCATGAAAAATTCATGATCGCCTATTCTTGTCTGCTAATGTTCTTTATCGGAGCTCCTTTGGGGGCTATTATCAGAAAGGGAGGAATCGGGTTACCTATAGTATTTGCCATAGTGATCTTTATTGCTTTTCACTTCACTAATACTTTCGGAAGAAAATTAGCTCAGGAAGACTCTATTCCTACCTTTTTAGGAGTGTGGATGGCTTCTATCTTGTTAACCCCTCTTGCCATCGTATTAACTTACAGGGCGACCAACGATATCGGGCTTATGGGAAGCATTAATTTTGATTGGTTAACGAAGCCTTTTAAACGATTATTCAACAACAATAAAAATAAAGAAAATAACAACTAA
- a CDS encoding LolA family protein, translating into MTKFLKVALLFLLSITTLQAQNAQKAKALLDEVSAKIKTYENITIDFKYALSNPKENINQESKGNVVLKGNLYTLNFMGVTKIFDGKKVYTIVPEDEEITISKYDETDKDAITPNKMLTFFNSGYKYAWDILQDIKGRKIQYVKLTPISSKDQRKEILIGIDIQTKNIYNLIEIGKNGTRTTLTVNSFKTNQPLSKNHFTFTESKYPNYYINRLD; encoded by the coding sequence ATGACTAAATTTTTAAAAGTAGCATTACTTTTTTTATTGAGTATTACAACTTTACAAGCGCAAAACGCACAAAAGGCTAAAGCCTTATTGGATGAAGTTTCTGCTAAAATCAAAACATACGAAAACATTACTATTGATTTCAAATACGCTTTAAGCAATCCTAAAGAGAATATCAATCAGGAAAGCAAAGGGAATGTAGTTTTAAAAGGAAATCTATACACCTTAAACTTTATGGGAGTAACCAAGATTTTTGATGGCAAAAAAGTGTACACCATTGTTCCTGAAGATGAAGAGATCACAATCTCTAAATATGACGAAACAGACAAAGATGCGATCACTCCTAACAAAATGCTGACTTTCTTCAATTCGGGATACAAATATGCATGGGATATTTTACAGGATATCAAAGGAAGAAAAATCCAATATGTGAAATTAACACCGATCAGTTCAAAAGATCAACGTAAAGAGATCTTAATCGGGATCGATATTCAGACTAAAAATATTTACAACCTGATCGAAATCGGTAAAAACGGTACCCGAACAACCTTAACTGTTAATTCTTTTAAAACAAATCAACCTTTGTCAAAAAATCATTTTACCTTTACCGAATCGAAATACCCTAATTACTATATTAACAGATTGGATTAA
- a CDS encoding DNA translocase FtsK: MAKKEKQNKKNSVPLKEKISWQPTKQQKFAIGVLLILLAVALLLSFVSYFVTGNYDQSQVNDVLNRAVKVNNWLGKFGAFLSDFFLYKGFGVASFIFVRMLSLTGVYLILDLSVTKLKKIFFWDLYLIIVLSILFGFFWDLLPQLSGVVGFEMNLFIQDYIGKVGTLLSLVFGVVIFLVFRIKISVENVKNFFEKPAKVLQEEAELAASEASPTSTFENEYSVEDTSIPVENGKNEDDFVLREDEEELSKIELKPTSSFEINKEELKPTISNASELSLNAKPNTENNSQSLNIQTPESSKEEENTTESDFVIEKYEEEESVTENLAAKLVQDFGEFDPTLELSNYQLPPIDLLKEYSTGGITIDQNELEENKNRIVETLRNYNIGISQIKATVGPTVTLYEIVPEAGIRISKIKNLEDDIALSLSALGIRIIAPIPGKGTIGIEVPNNKPTMVAMKSVIASPKFQQAEMELPIALGKNISNETFVVDLAKMPHLLMAGATGQGKSVGLNAILTSLLYKKHPAEVKFVLVDPKKVELTLFNKIERHYLAKLPDTEEAIITDNTKVINTLNSLCIEMDNRYNLLKDAMVRNIKEYNEKFKLRKLNPENGHRFLPYIVLVVDEFADLIMTAGKEVETPIARLAQLARAIGIHLIIATQRPSVNVITGIIKANFPARIAFRVTSKIDSRTILDNQGADQLIGRGDLLYTQGNDLTRVQCAFVDTPEVEKICDFIGNQKAYPDAYLLPEYVGEESGTSLDIDISERDSLFREAAEVIVTAQQGSASLIQRKLKLGYNRAGRIIDQLEAAGIVGPFEGSKARSVLVPDLVALDEFLNNEQNHN, encoded by the coding sequence ATGGCAAAAAAAGAAAAGCAAAACAAAAAAAACTCCGTACCTCTAAAAGAAAAAATATCTTGGCAACCTACTAAGCAGCAAAAATTTGCTATAGGTGTGTTGCTCATTTTATTGGCTGTAGCATTACTGCTATCTTTCGTTTCTTATTTTGTTACCGGAAACTACGATCAAAGTCAGGTTAATGATGTCCTGAACAGAGCGGTTAAAGTCAATAACTGGTTAGGAAAATTCGGTGCCTTTCTATCCGATTTTTTCCTGTACAAAGGTTTCGGGGTTGCTTCATTCATTTTTGTCCGAATGTTATCTTTAACAGGCGTATACCTTATTTTAGACCTTTCCGTTACTAAACTTAAGAAGATATTTTTTTGGGATCTCTACCTGATAATTGTATTATCAATACTTTTCGGTTTCTTTTGGGATCTCCTTCCCCAACTTTCCGGAGTGGTTGGTTTTGAGATGAATTTATTCATTCAGGATTACATCGGTAAGGTGGGTACATTATTAAGCCTTGTATTTGGCGTGGTGATCTTTCTCGTTTTCCGAATCAAAATCTCCGTTGAAAATGTAAAGAACTTTTTTGAAAAACCGGCTAAAGTATTACAGGAAGAGGCTGAACTTGCAGCTTCAGAGGCAAGTCCAACTTCTACCTTTGAGAATGAATACTCCGTTGAAGACACTTCCATTCCTGTAGAAAACGGTAAAAATGAAGACGATTTTGTACTCCGTGAAGACGAAGAAGAACTTTCTAAAATTGAACTAAAACCGACTTCTTCTTTTGAGATCAATAAGGAAGAATTAAAACCAACTATATCTAATGCTTCTGAATTAAGTCTGAATGCAAAACCTAATACAGAGAACAATAGTCAATCGTTGAATATACAAACACCGGAGTCTTCAAAAGAAGAAGAGAACACTACTGAAAGCGACTTTGTTATTGAAAAATACGAAGAAGAAGAATCTGTTACCGAAAATTTAGCGGCTAAATTAGTTCAAGATTTCGGAGAATTTGATCCTACTTTAGAACTTTCGAACTACCAGCTGCCTCCTATCGATCTGCTGAAAGAGTATTCAACAGGAGGAATTACTATAGATCAAAACGAGCTGGAAGAAAACAAAAACCGAATCGTTGAAACGCTACGTAACTACAATATCGGAATCTCTCAGATCAAAGCTACAGTAGGACCTACAGTAACGCTTTATGAGATTGTGCCGGAAGCCGGAATCCGTATCTCAAAAATTAAGAATCTGGAAGACGATATTGCTTTATCATTATCCGCATTAGGAATCCGTATCATTGCTCCTATTCCGGGTAAAGGAACTATCGGTATTGAAGTTCCGAACAACAAACCGACAATGGTTGCCATGAAATCGGTTATTGCTTCACCGAAATTCCAGCAAGCCGAAATGGAATTACCGATTGCTTTAGGAAAAAACATTTCCAATGAAACCTTTGTCGTTGATCTGGCTAAAATGCCGCACTTACTGATGGCAGGAGCAACAGGTCAGGGTAAATCAGTAGGTTTAAATGCTATTCTAACCTCTTTATTGTACAAAAAACATCCGGCAGAGGTTAAATTTGTTTTGGTCGATCCTAAAAAAGTGGAACTAACACTTTTTAATAAAATTGAACGACACTACTTGGCAAAACTACCGGATACGGAAGAAGCTATTATTACCGATAACACCAAAGTAATTAACACTTTAAATTCATTGTGTATTGAAATGGACAACCGTTACAATCTCTTAAAAGATGCTATGGTTCGTAACATTAAAGAATACAATGAAAAATTCAAATTACGCAAATTGAATCCTGAAAACGGACACCGTTTTCTACCTTATATTGTACTCGTTGTTGATGAGTTTGCTGATCTGATCATGACGGCAGGAAAAGAAGTGGAAACCCCTATTGCCCGTTTGGCACAATTAGCCAGAGCCATCGGTATTCACTTAATCATTGCTACACAAAGACCTTCCGTTAATGTGATAACAGGTATCATTAAAGCTAATTTCCCGGCTCGTATTGCTTTCCGGGTAACTTCAAAGATAGATTCCAGAACAATCTTAGACAATCAGGGTGCAGATCAATTGATCGGTCGCGGAGATTTATTATATACTCAGGGAAATGACCTTACAAGGGTACAATGTGCTTTTGTAGACACTCCTGAAGTTGAAAAAATATGTGATTTTATCGGTAATCAAAAAGCTTATCCTGATGCTTATCTTCTGCCGGAATACGTTGGAGAAGAAAGTGGCACAAGTCTTGATATAGATATTTCCGAACGTGACTCTTTATTCAGAGAAGCAGCCGAAGTGATTGTAACAGCACAACAAGGAAGTGCTTCTTTGATCCAGAGAAAATTAAAATTAGGCTATAACAGAGCCGGAAGAATCATCGATCAGTTAGAAGCGGCTGGAATTGTAGGACCTTTTGAAGGTAGTAAAGCCCGTTCTGTACTGGTTCCGGATTTAGTAGCCTTAGACGAATTTTTAAACAATGAACAAAACCATAATTAA
- a CDS encoding diacylglycerol kinase family protein translates to MEFKKDETFFTGRLKSITFAVKGAFKLITTEHSVMVQSSVALLVTLAGFYFGISKSEWLIQTLAIGLVLGIEGLNTAVEKIADFVHPEFHERIGFIKDIAAGAVFFAALTAIAVAAIIYIPYLA, encoded by the coding sequence ATGGAATTTAAAAAAGACGAAACGTTCTTCACCGGAAGACTTAAGAGCATCACCTTTGCCGTAAAAGGTGCATTCAAACTAATAACTACTGAACATAGTGTAATGGTACAATCTTCCGTAGCCCTATTAGTTACTCTTGCCGGTTTTTATTTCGGGATCAGTAAATCAGAATGGCTGATCCAAACTTTAGCAATCGGTTTAGTTCTGGGAATTGAAGGTTTAAATACCGCTGTTGAAAAAATCGCTGATTTTGTACATCCTGAATTTCATGAACGTATCGGTTTTATAAAAGATATTGCTGCCGGGGCAGTGTTCTTTGCTGCTTTAACTGCAATTGCTGTTGCTGCTATAATTTATATTCCGTATTTAGCATAA
- the tpx gene encoding thiol peroxidase: MATITLKGNPITTNGTLPEVGSKLADFSLVKNDLSTTSLSDFNGSKLVLNIFPSIDTGTCATSVRQFNTKAGNLSNTKVLCISRDLPFAQKRFCGAEGLDNVITLSDFKDGSFGKTNGLEMIDGPLAGLNSRAIIVVDENGIVKYTEQVVEIANEPDYESALAVL; this comes from the coding sequence ATGGCAACAATTACACTAAAAGGAAATCCCATAACTACTAACGGTACTTTACCTGAAGTAGGTTCTAAATTAGCCGATTTCTCCTTAGTCAAGAATGATTTATCCACTACTTCTCTTTCAGATTTTAACGGAAGTAAACTGGTTCTGAATATCTTTCCGAGTATCGATACAGGAACCTGTGCTACATCTGTAAGACAATTTAATACCAAAGCCGGAAACCTTTCTAACACAAAAGTATTGTGCATTTCACGAGATTTACCTTTTGCTCAAAAACGTTTTTGTGGTGCCGAAGGCTTAGATAACGTGATAACTCTTTCGGATTTTAAAGACGGTTCTTTCGGCAAAACAAACGGCTTGGAAATGATTGACGGTCCTTTAGCCGGATTAAATTCCCGGGCAATTATTGTAGTTGATGAAAACGGCATCGTAAAATATACCGAACAAGTTGTTGAAATTGCCAATGAACCGGATTATGAATCAGCCTTAGCAGTATTATAA
- a CDS encoding alpha/beta hydrolase: MNLHYLLREPKEKKDKNPALILLHGYGSNEEDLFSFAGELPEDYYIFSVRAPYDLQPFGHAWYAIHFDADENKFSDDEQARQSKDLIAEFIDQIVNEYPLDTQSITLIGFSQGAILSYATALSYPEKIARVVALSGYMNENILSDNYTTFNNKHLQFFISHGTVDQVIPVVWGRKAKPFLEKLGLAVTYKEYPVGHGVAPQNFYDFKNWLETTK; the protein is encoded by the coding sequence ATGAATCTACACTATCTACTACGCGAACCTAAAGAAAAGAAAGATAAAAACCCGGCATTAATTTTATTACACGGCTATGGCAGCAATGAAGAAGACCTGTTCTCCTTTGCCGGTGAATTACCGGAGGATTACTATATCTTTTCTGTAAGAGCGCCTTACGATCTACAACCATTCGGTCATGCGTGGTATGCCATACATTTTGATGCCGATGAAAATAAATTCTCCGATGACGAACAAGCGCGTCAATCCAAAGACCTGATTGCCGAATTCATCGACCAAATTGTAAATGAATACCCTTTAGATACTCAAAGCATAACACTTATCGGCTTCAGTCAAGGTGCCATTTTAAGCTATGCTACTGCCCTGTCCTATCCCGAAAAGATCGCCCGGGTAGTTGCCTTGAGCGGTTATATGAACGAAAACATATTATCTGATAACTACACGACTTTTAATAACAAACATTTACAATTTTTTATTTCTCACGGAACAGTTGACCAGGTAATCCCTGTTGTCTGGGGCAGAAAAGCCAAACCTTTTCTGGAAAAATTGGGACTAGCTGTAACCTACAAGGAATATCCTGTAGGACACGGAGTAGCTCCTCAGAATTTCTACGATTTCAAAAACTGGCTCGAAACAACAAAATAG
- a CDS encoding PAS domain-containing protein yields the protein MRTNVEPVNIEVNWDKTLELVSKTNRIGIINYVNSAFVNVSGYEESELLGQPHNIIRHPDMPKAIFRMLWENLKQGKDFHAIIKNKAKDGKYYWIITQYDFFKDTEGDINGYMARRKAVTPEVISKIEGVYKKIKNIEDTKGLDASMAYFAGFLDEQKQTYDEFLTSILKSSDKKEEKKATEKKSFWNSLFS from the coding sequence ATGAGAACAAATGTTGAACCTGTAAATATCGAAGTAAACTGGGACAAAACCTTAGAACTCGTAAGTAAAACCAATAGAATAGGAATTATCAACTATGTAAATTCAGCATTCGTTAATGTTAGTGGCTATGAAGAAAGTGAACTTCTGGGACAGCCTCATAATATTATCAGACATCCTGATATGCCAAAAGCTATTTTCAGAATGCTTTGGGAAAATCTTAAACAAGGCAAAGACTTTCATGCCATTATTAAGAACAAAGCAAAAGACGGAAAATATTATTGGATCATTACCCAGTATGATTTTTTCAAAGATACCGAAGGCGACATTAACGGATACATGGCCAGAAGAAAGGCTGTTACTCCCGAAGTGATAAGCAAAATAGAAGGTGTCTATAAAAAAATTAAGAACATTGAAGATACTAAAGGATTAGATGCTTCAATGGCTTATTTCGCAGGTTTTTTAGACGAGCAAAAACAAACTTATGATGAATTTTTAACTTCAATATTAAAATCTTCTGACAAAAAAGAAGAGAAGAAGGCTACAGAAAAAAAATCTTTTTGGAATAGCTTATTTAGCTAA
- a CDS encoding formylglycine-generating enzyme family protein — translation MKIILTAICSLLISTNSFSQSIPDLILVEGGEFRMGTKKNSSIEGDEQLDHDVELNSFYIGKYEVTLAEWKIYALANKIKMPNFRNWNPLNHHPITNISWTDAIKYCNWLSKKHKFKPVYKRVGTVWVRDLKANGYRLPTEAEWEYAAKGGKLSKGYKFSGSNTLDKVAWYNKNAKSPNVVGTKLPNELGLYDMSGNAWEWCWDWYNRDFYLTETKNNPSGPENGTERCLRGGSWDSRTYSLRVANRWAAKPFIENDFFGFRLARNAD, via the coding sequence ATGAAGATAATTCTTACTGCTATCTGTTCTTTACTTATATCTACCAATTCTTTTTCTCAATCTATACCTGATTTAATTCTTGTGGAAGGTGGAGAATTCAGAATGGGAACCAAAAAAAACAGTTCCATTGAAGGTGACGAACAATTAGATCACGATGTAGAATTAAATTCGTTTTACATCGGTAAATATGAAGTCACATTAGCCGAATGGAAAATCTACGCTTTGGCGAATAAAATCAAAATGCCAAACTTCAGAAACTGGAATCCTCTTAATCATCATCCCATAACCAACATTAGTTGGACTGACGCTATCAAGTATTGCAACTGGCTTAGTAAAAAACATAAGTTTAAACCAGTTTACAAGAGAGTCGGCACTGTTTGGGTCAGAGATCTCAAAGCTAATGGCTACAGACTTCCCACAGAAGCAGAATGGGAATACGCGGCTAAAGGAGGAAAGTTATCAAAAGGTTACAAATTCTCAGGAAGCAACACTCTTGACAAAGTCGCATGGTATAACAAAAATGCCAAATCACCTAACGTTGTAGGGACAAAACTCCCGAATGAATTAGGTCTTTACGACATGTCCGGAAACGCTTGGGAATGGTGTTGGGATTGGTACAACAGGGATTTCTACTTAACAGAAACGAAAAACAACCCCAGTGGTCCGGAAAACGGAACTGAAAGATGTTTACGCGGAGGCTCCTGGGATAGCAGAACCTATTCTTTAAGAGTAGCAAATCGTTGGGCAGCCAAACCCTTTATAGAAAATGATTTTTTCGGATTTCGTCTTGCACGGAATGCAGATTAA
- a CDS encoding DUF4870 domain-containing protein: MNDIEKGKNTAIISYITIIGSVIAIFMNQDENKSNFASFHIRQALGIFLTFFLLGYPIGYFNSWMVSSAFWLFIFILWIYGFLGCLNNEKRIVPIVGDFYQKFFKNL, translated from the coding sequence ATGAACGATATTGAAAAAGGGAAAAACACGGCGATTATAAGTTATATTACCATTATCGGTAGTGTAATTGCTATTTTCATGAATCAGGACGAAAACAAAAGCAATTTTGCCAGTTTTCATATCCGACAGGCTTTAGGTATTTTTTTAACTTTCTTTTTATTAGGCTATCCTATCGGTTACTTTAACAGTTGGATGGTTTCCTCTGCCTTTTGGTTATTTATTTTCATTCTTTGGATCTATGGCTTCTTAGGGTGTCTGAACAATGAAAAAAGAATAGTTCCTATCGTGGGAGATTTCTATCAAAAGTTTTTTAAAAATTTATAA